A stretch of the Actinoalloteichus fjordicus genome encodes the following:
- the bsaP gene encoding biotin synthase auxiliary protein BsaP, with protein sequence MAEDDFCGWCGAARSTPHANGCARRRIVDPPRFCAHCARRMVVQVTPAGWSARCSVHGELHAPSRDAGVG encoded by the coding sequence ATGGCTGAAGACGACTTCTGCGGCTGGTGCGGGGCGGCTCGATCGACTCCGCACGCGAACGGCTGCGCCCGGCGTCGGATCGTTGATCCACCGCGATTCTGCGCACACTGCGCCCGCCGTATGGTTGTGCAGGTGACCCCGGCGGGGTGGAGCGCCCGGTGCAGTGTGCACGGCGAGCTGCACGCCCCGAGCCGGGACGCCGGCGTCGGCTGA
- a CDS encoding DUF2567 domain-containing protein, translating to MSGMEADVGQEPMGAAGMPAGSIPTGGVPASQPPGAVPTRDGSGVAAATRADGFRTDESGAGGFDTGGFDTGEFGSDGADEHSAGEFGAPAVGRRVPPAFAAADVLPALSTLSVIGLLGLPLGWLWSVLAPPMQVRVLSDGALIPLSMESYHRFDAIAVFVLLGAALGVLTGMACWLLRQRRGPLTALAVVGGSVLAAWLAMRTGLSFAASAHPLGDQISAGMTLVRAPGLDSPWAMVAQPLGAALAYGLATAWNGEDDLGRRLS from the coding sequence ATGAGTGGCATGGAGGCCGATGTGGGGCAGGAGCCGATGGGCGCGGCGGGGATGCCCGCCGGGAGCATCCCCACCGGGGGAGTGCCCGCCTCGCAACCGCCGGGTGCCGTCCCGACGAGGGACGGCTCCGGCGTGGCGGCGGCGACCAGGGCCGACGGGTTCCGGACCGACGAGTCCGGTGCAGGGGGCTTCGACACCGGCGGGTTCGACACGGGCGAGTTCGGCTCCGATGGGGCCGACGAGCACTCGGCGGGAGAGTTCGGCGCCCCGGCGGTCGGTCGTCGAGTCCCGCCCGCCTTCGCCGCCGCCGACGTGCTGCCCGCGTTGAGCACACTGTCCGTCATCGGGCTTCTCGGACTGCCGCTCGGCTGGCTGTGGTCGGTGCTGGCGCCGCCGATGCAGGTGCGGGTGCTCTCCGACGGCGCACTGATCCCGCTCTCGATGGAGAGCTACCACCGGTTCGACGCCATCGCGGTGTTCGTGCTGCTCGGCGCGGCACTGGGCGTCCTGACCGGCATGGCGTGCTGGCTGCTTCGGCAGCGACGCGGGCCCCTGACCGCACTCGCCGTCGTGGGCGGCTCGGTGCTGGCCGCCTGGCTCGCGATGCGCACCGGACTGTCCTTCGCGGCCTCGGCTCATCCGCTCGGTGATCAGATCAGCGCCGGGATGACGCTGGTCCGCGCGCCCGGTCTCGACTCGCCGTGGGCGATGGTCGCCCAGCCGCTCGGCGCGGCGCTGGCCTATGGGCTGGCCACGGCCTGGAACGGCGAGGACGATCTGGGCCGCAGGCTCTCCTGA
- a CDS encoding FAD-dependent oxidoreductase gives MGAGPAGIYAADILTKSEQPVSIDIFERLPAPYGLVRYGVAPDHPRIKQIIHALRRVLEKPEVRFIGNVDYGVDVKLDELREHYDAVIFSTGATADRALDIPGVEKTGCHGAADFVSWYDGHPDVPREWPLTARSVAVIGAGNVALDVARVLAKTADELLTTEIPDNVYQGLAASPVTDVHVFGRRGPAQAKFTPLELRELDHSPNVEVIVYPEDIEFDEGSMAAIRESNQVKTIVKVLQDWAMREPGSRPRRLHLHFLHRPVEVTGTTEVEGLRTERMELDGTGNVTGTGEFHDWDVQAVYRAVGYLSSPLPEVPFDHATGTVPHQAGRVLDLDEEHIPGVYVTGWIKRGPVGLIGHTKGDALETINSLLADVDGAELGDRPEPEAILRFLADRGVPFTDWTGWTRLDEHEIGLGVAGGRERIKVVDRTEMLSVSRSD, from the coding sequence ATCGGCGCGGGTCCGGCCGGAATCTACGCGGCCGACATCCTGACCAAGTCCGAGCAGCCGGTGAGCATCGACATCTTCGAGCGTCTGCCCGCCCCCTACGGCCTGGTCCGCTACGGCGTCGCCCCGGATCACCCCCGGATCAAGCAGATCATCCACGCACTGCGCCGCGTGCTGGAGAAGCCCGAAGTGCGGTTCATCGGCAACGTCGACTACGGCGTGGACGTCAAGCTCGACGAACTGCGGGAGCACTACGACGCGGTGATCTTCTCCACGGGTGCCACGGCGGACCGCGCCCTGGACATCCCCGGCGTCGAGAAGACCGGCTGCCACGGCGCCGCCGACTTCGTCTCCTGGTACGACGGGCACCCCGACGTCCCGCGCGAGTGGCCCCTGACGGCGCGCAGCGTCGCCGTGATCGGCGCAGGCAACGTCGCGCTGGACGTGGCACGGGTGCTCGCCAAGACCGCGGACGAGCTGCTCACCACCGAGATCCCGGACAACGTCTATCAGGGCCTGGCCGCCAGCCCGGTCACCGACGTCCACGTCTTCGGCAGGCGCGGCCCCGCCCAGGCCAAGTTCACCCCGCTCGAACTACGCGAGCTGGACCACTCCCCGAACGTCGAGGTCATCGTCTACCCCGAGGACATCGAGTTCGACGAGGGCAGCATGGCGGCGATCCGGGAGAGCAACCAGGTCAAGACGATCGTCAAGGTCCTCCAGGACTGGGCGATGCGTGAGCCCGGCAGCAGGCCGCGCCGACTGCACCTGCACTTCCTGCACCGCCCCGTCGAGGTCACCGGCACGACGGAGGTCGAGGGCCTGCGCACCGAGCGGATGGAGCTCGACGGCACCGGCAACGTCACGGGCACCGGCGAGTTCCACGACTGGGACGTGCAGGCGGTGTACCGGGCGGTCGGCTACCTCAGCTCGCCGCTGCCCGAGGTGCCCTTCGATCACGCCACCGGCACCGTGCCGCACCAGGCCGGTCGGGTGCTCGACCTCGACGAGGAGCACATCCCCGGCGTCTACGTCACCGGCTGGATCAAGCGCGGCCCGGTCGGCCTGATCGGCCACACCAAGGGCGACGCGCTGGAGACGATCAACAGCCTGCTCGCCGACGTCGACGGCGCGGAGCTGGGCGATCGCCCCGAGCCCGAGGCGATCCTGCGGTTCCTGGCCGATCGCGGCGTGCCCTTCACCGACTGGACCGGCTGGACCAGGCTGGACGAGCATGAGATCGGCCTCGGTGTCGCGGGCGGCCGGGAACGGATCAAGGTCGTCGATCGCACCGAGATGCTGTCGGTCAGCCGCAGCGACTGA
- a CDS encoding NUDIX hydrolase — MRGLGPDRSLQVLLWQRGMAPQAGRWSLPGGRLGPDEDVEASIRRQLAEKVDVRRLSHVEQLAVFSAPDRVPGPRTVATAFLGLAPCDVDPEVPEDTRWYPVDQLPDTAFDHEAIVLRARNRLRAKLSYTNLGFALAPPEFSISTLCGIYSVALGYRVSPTNLQRVLTRRGLLEPTGHTSPSGPAGGRPAALFRFTGHGIQVTDPFAVLRPPPPGTAPRR; from the coding sequence GTGCGAGGTCTCGGGCCGGACAGATCACTTCAGGTGCTGCTGTGGCAGCGCGGCATGGCACCCCAGGCGGGCCGCTGGTCCCTGCCCGGCGGGCGGCTCGGCCCCGACGAGGACGTCGAGGCCTCGATCCGCCGTCAGCTCGCCGAGAAGGTCGACGTCCGCAGGCTCTCCCACGTCGAACAGCTCGCGGTCTTCAGCGCGCCGGACCGTGTCCCCGGCCCTCGGACGGTGGCCACCGCCTTCCTCGGGCTCGCGCCCTGTGACGTCGACCCCGAGGTCCCCGAGGACACCCGCTGGTATCCCGTCGACCAGCTCCCCGACACCGCCTTCGACCACGAGGCGATCGTGCTGCGGGCCCGCAACCGGCTGCGGGCGAAGCTGTCCTACACCAACCTCGGGTTCGCCCTCGCCCCGCCGGAGTTCAGCATCTCGACACTGTGCGGGATCTACTCCGTGGCGCTCGGCTATCGGGTCTCGCCCACCAACCTCCAGCGGGTCCTCACCCGGCGCGGCCTGTTGGAGCCCACCGGGCACACCTCGCCCTCCGGACCCGCAGGCGGCAGGCCCGCAGCGCTCTTCCGGTTCACCGGCCACGGCATCCAAGTCACGGACCCGTTCGCGGTGCTCCGGCCGCCGCCGCCGGGCACGGCACCGCGCAGGTGA